CAGCTGATATTTTATCAGCTATCGGCCAATCAGATGGCCACGCTCACTCAATACTGACCAATACTAATAAATGATGTCAGCAGCTGGTGAGCACATAAAATGCACGTGTATGTCCACACTGTGGTGGGTTTTATTGTCAGAAACTGCTAGCATTGTTGCTGTGTGCTAGCATTGCTTAACAATGTcttaaacaaaacacaagacaGGCTTTGTGTCAGAAATTAGGtgaaaaatatatcaaatatctGAAAAATTGAGTTTACCCTGCTGCAAAATTGTGCACATAGACCTACTTGTCACACTTGGAGCGTCGTTTCTGCGTGCCTTTTGGTCTCCTCTCGCTCCCCAGACATGGTGCCCCGTCGGGTCCGGTAACCTGTACAGACTCCAGACCTTTGGATGATTTTTTGAAGGTGAACTCTACGGCTTCACCCTCTCTGAGACTGCGGAAGCCTTCCATGTGCAGTTTGCTCTGTAGATGATAAAATAAATGCTAGTGTGTTAACCATTCAATGACATTCAATGACAGtttaatgttgtgttgttgttgttgtgttcacTATTAGCGCTATGTGATGCAAAAAAGGCAGTGAAAGATGGAGacaagcaccaaaaactgcacttcctcaagtggccacttgaggttgactaccaaaagtgagtcaatcctcctGTAGGGGCCAAAAGATGAAAGTTCATGGAGTTAAAACAATTAGCTTTACAAATACAGGAAAATATCATTTACCAGTGCATTCAAACATCTCCTCTCTTCTCATCATTAACCCCAACCCCCCATTCTCTGCATCCTCAGCACAACCACCAATCTCTCCATCATGTCAACTGTCAGCCTGACCACTGACTGTGCcagagcatgctgggaaatgaCACAAAGAAAGAGTGCATTTCTGCCacagcaagaagaagaaaatccaATCAACTCATAGAAGTGCTCTTTGAGCATCTTTAAATTAAAAGACACAGCTAGCAATTGCATCAATTTATGTTGTTGATGAACCCCATGAAAGGACCATAAACAACAAAGGATGGATCAATGAGTGTCATCATCTTAGCTATTGTCCCTTAGACTGTAAACTGGTTTatttctttatatacagtctgctGCAGTAGATCTATATTACTATATGTATCATAATTATATACAGGCAATAAagttggagtagttgtttgtttaaagttaaaatgtTCAGACACTTTTGGAACCAGCCTATAGGGGTCAAGGTGGTATGGATCAACTTCACAGGTCATGTTTCCTGCTAAAGGCTGCACCTCCATAGTACCTTagtgatatttattttttccatatATGGGAGTAAGGTACAACAACTTGTCTAGTTCCTATTACGTAGTTGGTCTTCACCAATACACACATGATGGTGAAGAACTACAGATAGTTGCACTGAAAGGCCAAAACAGACTTGTCCAGGTCAAACACTCCGGTTGTTTCCTCAGATAATTTACAGAGCACAGGGGCAAAGAAACCTGAGACAGAGGTCTCTGCTAAAAGGCAGGAGCATCAGGCTGAAACTGAACGGCTGGGTGGGCTCCCTGATGCTTTAATGACTTTATAACAGGAAGCAGGGTTAGATAGGGGGGAGGAAAGAGCTTTGTTATATGTGCTTTAGTCTCCTAACCCCTTTAATAATGAGAGATCTTGGTAGATCTAAACCCTCTAACCGAACTGAAAACACCTCTTATAATACATTTAAGAACATGATTCGTACGAGTGTCTGCATCTCACCTGATGGACAAACACATCCACTGTTTGCTGCAGCGAAGCTCCGTCCATGCTGCTCATGGAAAGGAAGCCAAAGCCCATCCGCACGTTGAACCACTTGCAAACCCCGCTGCCCCGGGAGAGACCGGcgtcctgctcctctccctgAGCGTAGCCCCCTGatgaagagacacacagaatgtgtgttttatttattatattaggTTTTTTTCTATAATTATGAGCAAATTAAAACTGTGTGTGCCATTATGGTTCTTCTTTGGCTACAATCTTTCATttgtcatttaccacattaatgGGTGACATCTCCCAAGCATACAGAACAAAGACAGATGATAGACAGTAATAAAGATATTTAAgctaaatgtgtgtatgtatgcacaTACACAGCTGTACGATGTCAATAGATTTTTACTTTGAGAGAATTTTTAAAGTTTAATTTGTCAGTAAAATGACTTGATTTCTCATGAACACATCCTGCTGCATTACAGCACAGCCAGGCACCTCCACACTACTTTCCACATTAGCATCAAGCATCTCTTCACACACcccttcacaaaaaaaaaacaaaatcacacaatataataaagaaaaaaatctcttcATACCTTCTGCCATGCTGGGGAGGAGCCCAGGACGCTGTATATCATATGAAAGCTCTTAAATGCATCCTGAATATGCTAGCACCTTCCttcttgtgtgagtgtgtgtctgtgtgtgtgtaatcctcCTGGAGAAATAACGCCTTCTGCCTGCTCCTTGCTCTTCTCTTGCACAATATGGACAAGCCCCTTGACCCTCCTACCCACAACCCACAACCCCCTACCccacacacactacactcaaAGCCCACGTGACTCAATTACAGATAAATCACACATGTCAAATAAGATAGGGGGCCAAAACAATTGacaaactgaccaatcagcagagcATTTGCACCCGAGAGCACAGAGGCATATcagcccccccacccacacacacacacaacagaaagcctgcagaaaggtgttcagcagctgcagcagcagcacaataaAGATTATAGTTTTACATGTTCTTTCTACAAACTGTTACTGTAAATCCTCTTtaaataatgtatatatatttattttgatgttttaaaagaaaattgGCCAATATAATTTTACACCTATCAATACTTATCTCCTTCAGGTTTactgagaggctgctgctgtgtatagGGACAGTGGAGCTAGTAAAGTATTTTAATGAGGCATGGAGATAATGAATAGATTGTAAAATGTTAATTATCCACAAGGTGAATGTTTTGTTTACTTAAACACTGACCAAATAACACAGAGGCCATCTTCTCTGCATTATCTATACAGGCAATCAGTATGAATTACACAATATATATAGtataatgttgttgttttaattccATTGACATTAACAAGATTTTATCAAAACTTTAgatttattatacattttattaatttattttcttaACTTAACCCATGAGGCTTGAGcgtttattttaaaaatcctAGATAAAGCACATTTTTTAAGGTTTACAAAATACATGAATCTAAAGCATGTCAACATGCATACATGTATGTGTCAAAATGTAATGAATGTGCATCTAAAGATCTAATTCCAACCATTATATTATTCTGTGAGGAACCTTTAAGAAGAAACTCTGCTCAGTTTGTTCTTTAAAGTTAtgttgtttatgttatgttatgttagttaaatgtgtttttagagggtgtttgtGAATGTCTTTCTATAAATACACTTAAAAAGACTGAATACAAGTCTATTAAGAGCCTtttaatttgtaattttttaaattttaaagtGTATGgagataataaaaaataaaatgtaaggacacaaaacaacaataaaaaggaATGACAAACAAATTAAATCTGGATAAAAATATTATCAGATTAAAATACacaatacagaaaataaaacaagtaaataataaataataataaaagtataTTTGAATTCATTTCAACATATTATGATCAGAACTTCAGGATAATGACATCACAGTTCTGTCTGTCGCAGCAGATGGCAGCTGGCTCTGTGGGTGAATCACAGGTATACAGTTGAGAAGCATCCGCCTGCTTTGTCTTGGCTGAGGTGATTCACCTCCGCCCATTTCAGACGTACAATGGCCCACTGGAGTCAGTTCATTCGCTGCCGCTCATTAAAAGGTAATTAGTCGCTTTCAAGCTGGTGGGGAGGACCGCAGACAGCCTATCAGCTCAGCTGAGTCACAGAACTTcctgtaaagacacacaaagcatCACATATAAGTGCATGGATTATGAGCTATAGACCAACAGCCTGTACGCGTGTGCGTCACCATGAAATGATACAGAATGATGTATGAAGTGATTGTATGTCATGACATCACACTCAGTCCATCATTAGTTACATGTTAAtgataaataatcataaaaatcataaaataaaaatacaatgcaAGATTGAACAACATAGGAAGTGGGCATTGTACTAATTTAGAAAACAACCAGtttttagaatagaataacaACCACATTAACTACAATGCCATGCCAATGTCATAactatacacacatgcagcacaaaaGGATGACTACAGATAGATAGTGTTCTATAAAAATTCACTAGGTGACAGTCGGCAGTCACTTTATTATGTACACCTACTAACCAATCAAATGACAGCACCTCAGAATTtggtgtaaacaacataaaagcaTGGATCCATCTTGACTTGTAGCAGCGCATGCTTCTGTAATGATGTAGGATGAGATTTTCTCGATACACTCTGGGCCTCTTAGTACTAACTGAGTCTGGTTTAAAGACCATACCCTACCTGAGTATTGTTGCTGACCATGTCCATCCCTTTATGAGCACAGTGTATCATCTTCTGATGGATACTTCCAGCAGGATAACACAACATGTCGCAAAGCTCACCGCAAACATGACCATAGAGCACCTTtgggaggcagaggaagaggagacttACATCTTGGACATGCAGCTGACAAAtctgcagcacaacacaaacagcgTTAAACAATGACAATGAAAAAGCAGAAATATAACACAAAAcgaccacacagacacaagaatAACCATTAAGATACTAaagattaaacacaaaaaaacagtttctttcTCTTGTGTCACATGTGACCCATTGTCTCATTCTTACTACTACATATTTAAAATACCTCTTCAACTTCACTTGCATATAACCCAAAGCTTCCAGGAAGTTGTGCTAATTTTCTTAGCTGCACTTTGTTTTTGGTAAAATATAAAAAGTCTGAACGTTGCCATggaaatagaaagaaaaaaggccATGGCTGCAGCACAATAAAACAGGCCATCCTGTGGTGACCCGGGGCTCCTTTAGAGAAGAGGCTTATGGGAACAAAGCCTTGGCATGTGCTTTGATTTCATATACACAACAATTAGAGTGATACCTCAGGAAAAAACATGGCAGCTGACTTAAGCATCAATATTTGtgacaaaaactaaaaaactaaaataagcATTTATGATGTGTggtttttaaacacagtgacTCAGAGTGTAGGAAAGAAGAAGGGTGAGGGGTGGGTGGTGGTATAAGCAGCGGTCCCCCAGGGCTGCCTGTCAGTTCACCTTTCACCCCCTCTCCTCCTGAGggaaatcaatcaataaactgGATCAATATAGAATCTATATCCCTCAGCTAAGTTGTGACAGATATCCGTACTACAAACAGCCTGTAGCCTGACAAGGTTGCTGCGGGCGAGCTCGGGGGCCAAACAGGCAACAACAGCGAAGAAACACAAGGGTCATTCTCACCAGCTGTCACAACCACTGTGTGACGTTATCAGAGGCAGCACTAACACAGTCGCACAACACCACCAGATGGCACCAATGTCAAATTAAACACAGATACACTATTGGGTAAGAACATTGAACTTAGAGTTTAGATTTAGTGTAAATGTGAGAAATCATCCGACACCTGTGGATCTAAGGATATTTCAAAGGTAAAGTAAGGATCACCCATAAAAACACCAATAGAGCACCTAGAGCACCCATGGCATCATGTAGAGAGGAAACGGTCCACTTTTTGATGATGCAAGTTGATGAAATAATGTAATATCTTTGGTGACAGCATGGGTGTTTGAACATTTGTTATCAGTGTGATTTGTACAGTTTTAGTTAAACATAGCAGCTATTATCAAATATTATGTATACTATGTACTGTATGACATAGGTGTGTTTATACTTAAATTCATCATGGATGCCCTGTTTTACTTGAGTTCTtattaaacacacaacactgtttttttaaatgtgctgcaAATAAACTCATAGTGTTTAAGCTTAAATGAGGATGTCAGATTGCTGTACAGCAGAAAAGTGAAACATCTCCACTCACCCccacatttttatgttttacatTGTGTTTGGTTGCGTAGACATGGCATGGACTGTACCAGACCTCTGAATGTGTACTGTGGTGCTGCACCATGGCGTTAGTGTTATGTTTTAAGGCTCAGTTCAAAggggacccaaatgcagacttagTAAAAATCCAAAAAGACCAACAGAAAGCAAGCTTCTTTTCAGAGTCAAAGTCCAAATTGAACAGAGGGAAAACTTTCAGGGGAACAGGGAGGCCCAGGGCAAGGGCCCAAGGGACACTCCAGGAGGGAGACCAGAGTGGAAGACAGGGAGCCCTGGGAGACTTAGGGGGTTGGAAACAAAGCGGAGACTCGGGGAACCAGAAAACTGAGCAATACAACAAACCAAGACCAGGGATCATGACAGTTAGCTGCAGATCCTTTAAGACCTGGAAGTTGTAAGGTGGGGCCTCCATGGATGGGTATTGTTTGTCCCGCACATCACACAGATGCTGGACTGGATTGAGGTCTGGCGTTAAACACTTTAAACTGTTTGTTGTGTTCGTCAGACCACAGAATGCATCTGTCTATGGATTCATAAATGTCCTTATGGCATTAAAATG
This region of Parambassis ranga chromosome 2, fParRan2.1, whole genome shotgun sequence genomic DNA includes:
- the LOC114432420 gene encoding protein lin-28 homolog A-like, giving the protein MAEGGYAQGEEQDAGLSRGSGVCKWFNVRMGFGFLSMSSMDGASLQQTVDVFVHQSKLHMEGFRSLREGEAVEFTFKKSSKGLESVQVTGPDGAPCLGSERRPKGTQKRRSKCDKCYNCGGPGHHAKECQLPPQPKKCHFCQSISHLVASCPVKAQQQQQQQRQLSGPGSQGVDDEEEQRHASVSGN